From Anastrepha obliqua isolate idAnaObli1 chromosome 3, idAnaObli1_1.0, whole genome shotgun sequence:
GGCACTCAATTCGCCGtaattgcaaacgatgttctATCAATTCGCCCTGATGTGCtgttatttcttcattttccaCAAACTACCGTTATGCTCaccattattcgaataaaaagtgaaatactAAGACGTCGCTTTTCGTTtggattttgttaatatttgcaTTGTTTTATTCGTGACAAACAAAATGCCTcgtagaaatagaaaaaaaagttcacTTAGTGATCGTTTAGACATCATACGGAAAAACAACGTTTCAGCTGGTATAACTGGAATGATTAGTGACAATGATGCCGCGGACAAAAGTAAAACTAAGTcgatttcaaatgaaatgcagccAATTCCCGAAGGATGCATTTGTCAACGTGATGCCAAAACATTTGTGTGCATCTGTTGCAAAATGTTCAGTTTCGGACGTATCTCTGAGTCTTGTCCTATTCACCCAAATGTAAGTCAAGTCAAATGTGCCACTGGGTATACTGCATAGAGAATACATAGAAATCAGCATCAACATCTGTCTCTGCTACAATATTTGTGTACAAAATTCTTGATAAGATAATTGGCATTTTGTaaggaaataattttctttatccTCTTAGGTTACTTACTTGATGGATTTCTCGTGCTGCCCCTATTGCTATGGACAGGCTGAACACCTTCACGTTGTTAATATGGAATATGAACGATATTTCAAGAcataatttgtatatacatacatactcatcaTGCTTGCGGTTagtgaatataaaataattatttaacatAAACAACTGCGTTCGATTTGATTTTATAAACCTTTTGTTATTACTATTTAGTTGTAGTAAATGAACTGAAATCTTctaattttaacttaatttaaaaaataaatgcacacaTGAAATGCCGCTATGAACATTAATTTACTGAGGAATGAACGCCTTATAGCAATTTTCTAAACGTGGACATTTTTTTGTATCCGTTTTGGGCACCAGTTATCCTAATAATAGAATACTCACAAACCTCGTTTGCCAGCAGTCGAAGCTGTGAATAAGAAGATTAATGTACGTATGGTTTGTCACTGTATTGATTCTATCCATAACCTTCTGGCCACTGAACAATGCATTACAATGTATCCTGGCTggactacatacatataaccatTGGTTACAGCATGCATAAGTCATAATACTCTAGAATCCATGTTTGATGCAAATTCATCTGATTTGAGGTTTTGAAAGCGCAATGCAATCATACACATAAGGGGCTTTCGTGAGTGTAGCGCAAGATGTGCATTTCACCACTGAACCCAACGCTACTCGAAGTGGTTATGATGTAGGTGCGTGCcgcatatgtacctatatacctcgtatgtatgtatgtacgtaagtgTACAAATGAATGCATTAGATGAGAATACTTTCTCTTCTAGGTGTCCAACAAACGTGACTGTAAAGTGTGTAGCACCTAATCGGTTGAAGATAACGTCAACCTGGTTTGGTAGGTTACTTGTTACGTTCAAgttgaaaattataatatttttcagacaCACAAATGCATATCAATCTACTTGTgtctacatacacgcatacttgTTTGTATACTaaaggtgattttaatgttcttTTCTCTCACGAGTATATGTACAGTGGTTCAAACGTCTAATCGTACATGCAGAGAGctcattttaaatattagttttaaaagagaaaatttgtttaatttaaaataatatacactgattttatttcataataacttaatttatttcgtcatatacaaaagttttaagttttcacaacattttcttaaaaaaaaacaaaaacaaacaaaacaaaagaaattcatGTCCAAACGAATAATCGTACAATACTGAATTTATGCtctcaaacaaaatatttttaaaattaatacttaGTAGAGAGTCCTTTAGCTTTAAGCACAGCACTCAAACGTTTTGGCATCGATTCTACTAAGTTTTTACATACTTCTGGTGAAATATTATACCACTCAGTGCGTAGAGTTTCTTTCAACTCATTAACATTTCGAAAGACTTTGTCCTTTAATCTTTTAGACAATTCCTCCCATACATGCTCAATTATGTTAAGATCAGGTGATTGTGCGGGGGTTTGGAGTAGTTTTgaacaattataaataagccACATCATCGCAACCATTGATGTATGTTTCGGATCGTTGTCCTGGTAGAAAGCAAAATTGTCTATTATCCCCAAACGCTCGGCACTTTGcttcacattattttttaaaatatctaaatacTTGTATTTATCCATATTGCcttcaataaattcaatatttccaacACCTGAACTCGAAACACACCCCCACACCATCACTGATCCACCACCGTGTTTCACAGTAGGCTTTGTATTTTTACAATCAAATTCTGCATTGGGTTTTCGTCATACGTAGCACTTTCCATCGGAcccttttaaattaaatttactttcgtctgtgAATAATACctgtcaaaaaagaaatttagtgccaataatttaaattttattttgtttttaccgtTTTCCAGAAGTTAATATCTTTTGTAATATAGTCTGTAGCAAATTTCATGcgagcttttttgtttttaggacTTATGTATGGCTTTTTTCGTGCTATTCTGCCATGATAATTGTttcttttcaaaacatttcgGATTGTCTCATCACAAACTATCTTATcaatctttttttaaatgttatgttaatttCTACTGCTGttacaaaagcatttttttcacttcCCTTAAAATCAAACGTTCATCGCGCTTCTTGCTTTGGCCAACAcgacttttatttacaatagagaggtcatttttatatcttttaatgaTATATTGCACGgtagaatgagctatatttactAAAACTGCGATTTCTCTAAAAGTTTTTCCGGATTCGtgcaatttaaatattaattttcgttCTTCTACCGTTGTCTGTTTTTCTGAAGGTGCCATTACGTACCGATTAAGTTTATCACTTAAAGCAATCTGGATAACTaaataagaatttatttatagTCCAGTGCAAaacacaatttgaaaaaaatgcttagaggataactatatccagtcgaCGTCTACTTATGTACGATTATTCGTTTGGACatgaatttcttttgttttgtttgtttttgttttttttaagaaaatgttgtgaaaacttaaaatttttgtatatgacgaaataaattaagttattatgaaataaaatcagtgtatattattttaaattaaaaaaattttctcttttaaaactaatatttaagaTGAGCCCTCTGCATGTACGATTAGACGTTTGAACCACTGTATGTCTGAAAAATATTCTGCCTTTAAGTGTTAAACCttcatatgaaaattattgtatttatgaattaaaCCATTAAAGTCTCTTAATGGTACCTCAGCATTGCGGGCATATGCAGTAAATGCAGATAAATACTTGTTGGGGCCCCAAATATTTCAATACAAAGcttcatacgtacatataattCC
This genomic window contains:
- the LOC129241349 gene encoding uncharacterized protein CG13380, translating into MPRRNRKKSSLSDRLDIIRKNNVSAGITGMISDNDAADKSKTKSISNEMQPIPEGCICQRDAKTFVCICCKMFSFGRISESCPIHPNVTYLMDFSCCPYCYGQAEHLHVVNMEYERYFKT